The Cannabis sativa cultivar Pink pepper isolate KNU-18-1 unplaced genomic scaffold, ASM2916894v1 Contig3, whole genome shotgun sequence genome window below encodes:
- the LOC133033313 gene encoding uncharacterized protein LOC133033313, producing MSPPTNAVRTISQEAFDELVKENMDDLGMDPAESLQDAIETLTLQGVDLSGIVTCVPGEGGVDDNPVIQCLNKLKAFPKDQNLDSVARLFENLAELCSVQGSGNAAIATKNGAVELICSLCSEIQIEQEKALVSTLKAMSSVLHDLQSTETFRASGGPSIVVNILNGGVQNLDILNSGFAVVAAAVTGNEVLKDEFMELKIDELILHALNRPGEGSIQSLYDAIRVLLTPDDNRVLASQVYGYARKFAKIGIAEALVASLQTELSSPSLVSASIALKAVAVNDEICRSIAENGGIDALLRCIDDSGEQGNKSVARVCCSLLSKLAGSDTNKNVIIEKGGLDRLIKLAARFSDDPSVLHEVMSIISILSLRSPERAARAMEAGSGDLAIQAMQKFPAAQQMQKSACLMIRNLVARNPENRTILLNNGVEKHIRKTKQNHEFCREAATDALRDLGLDDYNS from the exons ATGTCTCCACCAACGAATGCGGTCCGTACTATCTCTCAGGAGGCGTTTGACGAGCTTGTGAAGGAGAACATGGACGACCTTGGGATGGACCCAGCTGAGTCCCTTCAAGATGCCATCGAAACTCTTACCCTCCAGGGTGTTGATCTCTCAG GGATTGTCACTTGCGTACCAGGAGAGGGTGGTGTAGATGATAATCCAGTGATACAGTGTTTAAATAAACTGAAAGCATTTCCCAAGGATCAAAATTTGGATTCAGTGGCGAGATTGTTTGAAAATCTGGCTGAACTATGTAGTGTACAAGGATCTGGAAATGCAGCAATAGCTACTAAAAATGGAGCGGTTGAATTAATTTGTTCCCTGTGTTCTGAGATTCAAATTGAGCAGGAAAAGGCTCTTGTTTCGACCTTAAAGGCAATGTCTTCTGTTCTTCATG ATCTTCAAAGTACAGAAACATTTCGGGCTAGTGGCGGACCATCAATTGTGGTGAATATCTTGAATGGTGGTGTCCAAAATTTAGATATCTTGAACAGTGGTTTCGCTGTAGTTGCTGCAGCTGTGACTGGTAATGAGGTTTTAAAAGATGAATTTATGGAGTTGAAAATTGATGAACTTATTCTGCATGCATTGAATCGCCCGGGTGAAGGCAGCATTCAAAGTTTGTATGATGCTATTCGTGTTCTCCTAACACCTGATGATAACCGTGTTTTGGCTTCACAA GTTTATGGTTATGCAAGGAAATTTGCAAAGATTGGAATTGCAGAAGCTCTGGTGGCTTCATTGCAGACTGAGCTTAGCTCACCTAGTCTAGTGTCAGCTAGCATTGCTTTAAAGGCTGTTGCAGTTAAT GATGAAATATGTAGATCCATTGCTGAAAATGGTGGAATTGATGCTTTGCTTCGATGCATTGATGACAGTGGGGAACAAGGCAATAAAAGTGTCGCTAGAGTTTGCTGTTCTTTGCTCTCTAAG TTGGCTGGAAGTGACACAAATAAAAACGTTATCATTGAGAAAGGAGGTTTGGACAGGCTAATCAAACTCGCAGCCAGATTTTCTGATGACCCTTCTGTCCTACATGAG GTTATGTCAATTATCTCTATACTTTCTTTGAGGTCACCGGAAAGAGCAGCACGGGCAATGGAAGCTGGGTCTGGTGACCTTGCCATCCAAGCCATGCAGAAGTTTCCAGCAGCACAACAAATGCAGAAAAGTGCCTGTCTCATGATCCGTAATCTTGTTGCTAGGAACCCTGAAAACAG AACTATTCTGTTAAATAATGGCGTTGAGAAGCATATAAGGAAAACGAAACAAAACCACGAGTTCTGTAGGGAGGCTGCTACTGACGCTCTAAGGGATCTGGGACTTGATGATTACAACTCATAA
- the LOC133033314 gene encoding peptidyl-prolyl cis-trans isomerase CYP40-like: MGKTRCFLDISIGGELEGRIVVELYDDVVPKTAENFRALCTGEKGIGPNTGVPLHYKGVRFHRVIKGFMVQCGDISAGDGTGGESIYGLKFEDENFEVKHERKGMLSMANSGPDTNGSQFFITTTRTSHLDGKHVVFGKVTKGMGVVRSIEHITIGEGDCPTAEAIIADCGEIPEGEDDGICNFFNDGDIYPDWPADLDESPSDLSWWMTAVEAVKAFGNDSYKKQDFKMALKKYRKALRYLDICWEKDGIDEGRSSSLRKTKSQIFTNSSACKLKLGDLKGALLDTDFAMRDGENNVKALFRQGQAYMALNDIDSAVESFKKAIDLEPNDAGIKKELAIAKKRIADRRDLERKAYSKMFQ; encoded by the exons ATGGGGAAGACAAGGTGTTTTCTTGATATTAGTATCGGAGGAGAGCTCGAAGGCAGGATAGTGGTGGAGCTATATGACGATGTGGTGCCCAAAACCGCCGAAAATTTCAGGGCTCTTTGTACCGGAGAGAAGGGCATTGGTCCCAACACTGGTGTCCCACTCCACTACAAG GGAGTTCGttttcatagagttatcaaGGGCTTTATGGTTCAGTGTGGGGATATTTCAGCGGGAGATGGTACTGGGGGAGAATCTATCTACGGCTTGAAATTTGAAGATGAGAATTTCGAAGTGAAACATGAGAGGAAGGGGATGTTGTCAATGGCTAACTCTGGTCCAGACACAAATGGCTCTCAGTTTTTCATCACAACAACTCGCACTTCTCATTTGGATGGGAAACATGTTGTTTTTGGGAAGGTAACTAAAGGAATGGGGGTCGTACGGTCAATTGAGCACATTACAATTGGTGAGGGAGATTGTCCAACTGCTGAGGCCATCATTGCAGACTGTGGGGAGATTCCCGAGGGGGAGGATGATGGAATCTGTAATTTTTTCAATGATGGTGACATATATCCTGACTGGCCAGCTGATCTCGATGAGAGTCCTAGTGACTTGTCATGGTGGATGACTGCCGTTGAAGCAGTTAAGGCCTTTGGTAATGACTCATACAAG AAACAAGACTTTAAGATGGCTCTTAAAAAGTATAGGAAGGCCTTGCGTTACCTGGATATATGTTGGGAAAAAGATGGCATTGATGAAG ggagGAGTTCGTCTTTGAGAAAGACAAAGTCGCAGATTTTTACAAACAGCTCT GCCTGTAAGCTGAAATTAGGAGATCTGAAAGGAGCACTATTAGACACCGATTTTGCAATGCGCGATGGAGAGAATAATGTGAAAGCTCTGTTTCGCCAAGGTCAG GCTTACATGGCCCTTAATGACATTGATTCTGCAGTTGAAAGCTTCAAGAAGGCAATAGATTTGGAGCCAAATGATG CTGGAATAAAAAAAGAACTCGCCATTGCTAAGAAGAGG ATTGCTGATAGGCGCGATCTGGAGAGAAAAGCATACAGCAAAATGTTTCAATAG